From the Neoarius graeffei isolate fNeoGra1 chromosome 1, fNeoGra1.pri, whole genome shotgun sequence genome, one window contains:
- the LOC132883693 gene encoding zinc finger protein 345-like: MKMETSMDGETSEACVKKEETLELSIYNYGDCLDNPPEGLSVKVEDPDDKDHLYCEVCKSFFFNKCEVHGPPLFIPDTPVPMGVPDRARQTLPPGLEIQKSSIPDAGLGVFNKGETVPVGAHFGPCQGELVNREEAKNSGDSSVVYRSMQCEEYVDAKRETHANWMRYVNCARNEEEQNLVAFEYQGGILYRCCRSINPGQELLVWYEEEYTKELRPVPTGTTTQQEVKNTLLQVFSCSTCPRSDASPIYLDKHIQRCHYEEYVRLQESGEIKYKLQIPSKCSSRQPTSTDLIHSGTSHNDVQKEIHHCSDCGKSFSYQNALKTHQHIHTGEKPFHCSQCGKSFTSPSALQKHQRIHTGEKPYHCSQCGKSFTSPSALQTHQRIHTGEKPYHCSQCGKSFTRQSHLQRHQRIHTGEKPFHCSQCGKSFTSQSHLQTHQRIHTGEKPFHCSQCGKSFTSQSHLQYHQRIHTGEKPFHCSQCGKSFTSQSNLQTHQRIHTGEKPFHCSQCGKSFTSQNALQKHQRIHTGEKPFHCSQCGKSFTRQSALQQHQRIHTGEKPYYCSQCGKSFTSQSHLQYHQHIHTGEKPYHCSQCGKSFTSQSNLQKHQRIHTGEKPFHCSQCGKSFTSQSHLQRHQRIHTEEKPYHCSQCGKSFTRQSHLQQHQRIHTGEKPYHCSQCGKSFTSQSALQKHQRNHTGEKPYHCLQCGKSFTSQRDLQTHQRIHTGEKPFHCSQCGRSFTERGSLRRHQRIHTGEKPYHCSQCGKSFTYQSALRRHQRIHTGEKPRHCSVWEELYSSE, translated from the exons actgtgaagtttgcaaatccttcttcttcaacaaatgcgaggttcatggaccacccctcttcatcccagatactcctgttcccatgggagtccctgaccgagccagacaaacacttcctcctgggctagaaatccagaagtccagtattcctgatgcaggcctgggagtgtttaataagggggagactgttccagtaggtgcacacttcggcccctgccagggagagctggtgaaccgagaagaagccaagaacagtggagactcctcggtt gtatacaggagcatgcagtgtgaagaatacgtcgatgccaaaagagagacgcatgcgaattggatgag gtatgtcaattgtgcccgtaatgaagaagaacagaatcttgtggcatttgagtatcaagggggaattctgtatcgttgctgtcgatccattaacccaggacaggagctcttggtgtggtatgaagaggagtaCACCAAAGAACTCCGTCCTGTACCTACAGGAACAACCACacagcaag aagtaaagaacactctgctgcaagtcttttcATGCTCCACATGCCCTCGTTCCGATGCATCTCCAATTTACCTCGACAAGCACATCCAGAGATGCCACTATGAAGAGTACGTGAGACTGCAAGAATCAGGAGAGATTAAATATAagcttcagatcccctccaaaTGCTCCAGTCGTCAACCAACATCAACTGATCTTATCCATTCTGGTACTTCCCATAATGATGtacagaaggaaattcaccactgctcagattgtggaaagagttttagttatcagaatgcactcaaaacacaccagcacattcacacaggagagaagccgtttcactgctcacagtgtgggaagagttttactagtccgagtgctctccaaaaacaccagcgcattcacacaggagagaagccgtatcactgctcacagtgtgggaagagttttactagtccgagtgctctccaaacacaccagcgcattcacacaggagagaagccgtatcactgctcacagtgtgggaagagttttactcgtcagagtcatctccaacgacaccagcgcattcacacaggagagaagccgtttcactgctcacagtgtgggaagagttttactagtcagagtcatctccaaacacaccagcgcattcacacaggagagaagccgtttcactgctcacagtgtgggaagagttttactagtcagagtcatctccaatatcatcagcgcattcacacaggagagaagccgtttcactgctcacagtgtgggaagagttttactagtcagagtaatctccaaacacaccagcgcattcacacaggagagaagccgtttcactgctcacagtgtgggaagagttttactagtcagaatgctctccaaaaacaccagcgcattcacacaggagagaagccgtttcactgctcacagtgtgggaagagttttactcgtcagagtgctctccaacaacaccagcgcattcacacaggagagaagccgtattattgctcacagtgtgggaagagttttactagtcagagtcatctccaatatcatcagcacattcacacaggagagaagccgtatcactgctcacagtgtgggaagagttttactagtcagagtaatctccaaaaacaccagcgcattcacacaggagagaagccgtttcactgctcacagtgtgggaagagttttactagtcagagtcatctccaacgacaccagcgcattcacacagaagagaagccgtatcactgctcacagtgtgggaagagttttactcgtcagagtcatctccaacaacaccagcgcattcacacaggagagaagccgtatcactgctcacagtgtgggaagagttttactagtcagagtgctctccaaaaacaccagcgcaatcacacaggagagaagccgtatcactgcttacagtgtgggaagagttttactagtcagcgtgatctccaaacacaccagcgcattcacacaggagagaagccgtttcactgctcacagtgtgggaggaGTTTTACTGAACGGGGTTCTCTCCGCCGACACCAgcggattcacacaggagagaagccatatcactgctcacagtgtgggaagagttttacttatcagagtgctctccgacgacaccagcgcattcacacaggagagaagccgcgtCACTgctcagtgtgggaagagttatactcatcagagtga